The following are from one region of the Brienomyrus brachyistius isolate T26 chromosome 4, BBRACH_0.4, whole genome shotgun sequence genome:
- the lrrcc1 gene encoding leucine-rich repeat and coiled-coil domain-containing protein 1 produces MADGELSLIDKNIRSLLEIPISPKVRSLNLHCNRISKIEGLASAWHIRQLDLSSNQISRIQGLDSLTSLRSLNLSCNLISRVEGLQGLVNLVKLDLSYNQIGDLSGLLHLHGTQCKLKHLLLQSNHVNSMSQVLQCLLGLQSLSSVAFCADGSGNPVCDVPGYRDLLLQSLPQLSSLDAVDRQGNPSPSLEECAVDIPGIEDFSEFLLSDSSITDERADADAPQPMPSVDDALTSFRQRMGILGAIGVREGSPCGPRSAGPGIHRPQTSQLFPETPSTPTSISTPSPVCKPRRDTDRTSDSECDNREECCPKGGGQKSRVPAGRRGPVAPRKRNSGELKGQRSHSTSESAVSDSKSAASSGKKVPPCSSSQRVETGRAEKTGLKDAESLPEELAAREREEESFRVVVEERDQERRWKAEQAVRKLTEQLSSLERKASQERDIQSMALHTSDRLKEVLLKERAARVELQQQVEELREELAQAHGREDRQQGALRSLQDTAARDEALRAQQRADEARRTQELENTVSALKRELEILRASARQHKDKLQQLHELLTSREQEHRKELEARLLPGSPEFQEAVSRAVAPVERGHAQQLADLREKVNAAQARYAELEDEFRAGLTIEASRFSEVKTALELEAAELAECRAKLSRSQQRERESGALVQELTSMVKEQKARIGELVRSKREVVTELKARLRSLEATAEEDKRQAVQVELLKQEKSKLLSQLAAQESVIEGLRAERKLWGQELAQQGASLAQDRGRLEARIEVLNAELQSLKKQSESDCSSLRIKAKIVDDQTETIRKLKEGLQERDEQTRRLREETLQAQRQFEARLEEETAPLREQKEHLDQLSSRREELEQLLEDREAELEEVKREHSTMSRKWQDKAELLTRLESQVRRMKENFDTKEKVLMEEKERAQLEHKAAVEKLRSMDDAFRRQMEAVQVSHQAELLQLASDKQKEVEQAKQRVLQVEEEMRQLLEETESRRRTMDEKMRLLTSVLKDF; encoded by the exons ATGGCGGATGGGGAGCTTAGTCTGATTGACAAGAACATAAGAAG CTTACTGGAAATCCCAATTAGTCCGAAGGTCAGATCTCTAAACCTTCACTGCAACCGCATCTCTAAGATCGAGGGGCTGGCTTCTGCTTGGCATATACGGCAGTTGGACTTGTCCTCTAACCAGATCAGCCGCATCCAGGGACTGGACTCCTTAACCTCCCTACGGAGCCTCAACCTCTCCTGCAACCTCATATCCAGGGTCGAAG GACTCCAAGGGCTTGTGAACTTGGTGAAGCTGGACTTGTCATATAATCAGATAGGTGACTTATCTG GTTTACTTCACCTCCATGGGACACAATGCAAGCTGAAGCACCTTCTCCTCCAAAGCAATCATGTGAACAGCATGAGCCAGGTGCTGCAATGCCTGCTGGGATTACAGAGTTTAAGCAGCGTGGCGTTCTGCGCCGACGGTAGTGGGAATCCGGTCTGTGATGTTCCGG GCTACAGAGACCTGCTCCTGCAGTCCCTGCCGCAGCTGTCTTCCCTGGATGCAGTGGACCGGCAGGGTAACCCCTCCCCCTCTCTGGAAGAGTGTGCTGTCGACATCCCTGGGATAGAGGACTTTTCTGAGTTCCTGCTGTCAGACAGCAGCATCACCGACGAGAGG GCTGATGCGGATGCCCCACAGCCGATGCCATCCGTCGATGATGCGCTGACCAGCTTTCGCCAGCGGATGGGCATTCTAGGGGCCATCGGAGTAAGGGAGGGCTCACCCTGCGGCCCTCGGAGCGCGGGCCCCGGAATTCACAGGCCTCAGACTTCCCAGCTGTTCCCGGAG ACTCCCAGCACCCCCACCTCCatctccaccccctcccccgtctgTAAACCTCGCAGAGACACGGACCGCACCTCTGACAGCGAGTGCGATAACAGGGAGGAGTGCTGTCccaagggaggggggcagaagtCCCGGGTCCCCGCTGGGCGAAGGGGCCCAGTGGCCCCCAGGAAGAGGAACTCTGGGGAGCTaaagggtcagaggtcacacaG CACTTCAGAAAGTGCCGTCTCAGACAGCAAGTCGGCAGCCTCCTCGGGAAAGAAAGTGCCCCCCTGCTCATCTTCCCAGCGCGTGGAGACAGGGAGGGCGGAGAAAACAGGCCTGAAGGATGCGGAGAGTCTTCCGGAGGAGCTGGCTGCCcgggagagagaggaggagagcttCAGG gtggtggtggaggagcgtGACCAGGAGAGGCGCTGGAAAGCCGAGCAGGCCGTCCGGAAGCTGACGGAGCAGCTGAGCAGCTTGGAGAGGAAGGCCAGCCAGGAGCGGGACATCCAGAGCATGGCGCTGCACACGTCTGACCG GCTGAAAGAGGTCCTCCTGAAGGAGCGCGCTGCACGAGtggagctgcagcagcaggTGGAGGAGCTGAGGGAGGAGCTGGCCCAGGCCCATGGGCGGGAGGaccgccagcagggggcgctgcgcAGCCTCCAGGACACCGCGGCCCGGGATGAAGCTCTGAGAGCCCAGCAGCGTGCTGATGAG GCAAGGAGGACCCAGGAGCTGGAAAACACAGTGTCTGCCCTGAAGAGGGAGCTGGAGATCCTACGGGCATCTGCACGGCAACATAAGGATAAGCTACAGCAGCTGCATGAGCTGCTGACCTCCCGCGAGCAGGAGCACAG GAAGGAGCTGGAGGCGCGGCTGCTCCCGGGCAGCCCGGAGTTCCAGGAGGCAGTGTCGCGTGCGGTGGCCCCCGTGGAGCGGGGCCACGCCCAGCAGTTGGCCGACCTGCGGGAGAAGGTGAACGCCGCGCAGGCGAGATACGCCGAGCTGGAGGACGAGTTCCGCGCGGGGCTCACCATCGAGGCTAGTCGCTTTTCCGAG gtgaaAACGGCCCTGGAACTCGAGGCGGCAGAGTTGGCGGAATGCAGGGCCAAACTGTCCAGGTCTCAGCAGAGGGAGCGTGAGTCAGGAGCCCTGGTGCAGGAGCTCACTAGCATGGTGAAGGAGCAGAAGGCACGCATCGGCGAGCTGGTGAGATCTAAGCGGGAGGTTGTCACGGAGTTAAAG GCTCGCCTGCGGTCCCTGGAGGCCACTGCAGAGGAGGACAAGCGCCAGGCCGTCCAGGTGGAGCTGCTGAAGCAGGAGAAGTCCAAGCTGCTGTCCCAGCTGGCCGCCCAGGAGTCCGTCATCGAGGGCCTGCGGGCCGAGCGCAAGCTCTGGGGCCAGGAGCTGGCACAGCAGG GGGCCTCCCTGGCCCAGGACCGGGGCCGCTTGGAGGCCCGAATTGAGGTGCTGAATGCAGAGCTACAGAGTCTGAAGAAACAGAGCGAGAGCGACTGTAGCTCACTCAGGATCAAAGCCAAGATTGTGGACGACCAGACGGAGACCATCCGCAAGCTGAAGGAG GGCCTGCAGGAGCGGGATGAGCAGACCCGACGCCTCCGCGAGGAGACCCTACAGGCCCAACGGCAGTTCGAGGCACGACTAGAGGAGGAGACTGCTCCACTGAGAGAGCAGAAGGAGCACCTGGATCAACTCAGCTCCCGTAgggaggagctggagcagctgctggaggacagggaggccgagctggaggaggtgaaaAGGGAGCACAG cACCATGAGCAGGAAGTGGCAGGACAAGGCGGAGCTGCTGACCCGCTTGGAGTCACAGGTCAGGCGCATGAAGGAGAACTTTGACACCAAGGAGAAGGTGCTCAtggaggagaaagagagagccCAGCTGGAGCACAA GGCCGCGGTGGAGAAGCTGCGCAGCATGGACGACGCCTTCCGCAGGCAGATGGAGGCGGTGCAGGTGTCCCACCAGGCGGAACTACTGCAGCTCGCCAGCGACAAGCAGAAAGAGGTGGAGCAGGCGAAGCAGAGG GTGctgcaggtggaggaggagatgcGGCAGCTACTGGAAGAGACCGAATCGAGGAGGAGGACGATGGACGAGAAGATGAGGCTGCTGACGAGTGTGCTGAAGGACTTTTAA
- the LOC125740014 gene encoding carbonic anhydrase-like: MSHSWGYGPKNGPAEWHHEFPIAKGNRQSPIDIVPSQAHHDPGLKPLSLQYDPKTAVDILNNGHSFQVDFADSADSSTLKGGPVSGTYRLRQFHFHWGPSDHKGSEHTVAGKKYASELHLVHWNTKYPSFADAVTKPDGLAVVGVFLKIGAPNQHLQKVLDALSAIRLKNNQTAFSNFDPKILLPGSLDFWTYEGSLTTPPLYESVTWIVLKEPITVSSSQIANFRSLHSNAEGEPSCCMVENFRPPQPLKGRVVRASFK, from the exons ATGTCTCACAGTTGGGGATACGGTCCCAAAAATG GACCCGCCGAGTGGCACCATGAGTTTCCTATTGCCAAAGGTAACCGGCAGTCCCCCATCGACATCGTCCCCAGCCAGGCGCACCACGACCCGGGGCTGAAGCCGCTCAGCCTCCAGTACGACCCCAAGACCGCCGTAGACATTCTCAACAACGGGCATTCCTTCCAGGTGGACTTCGCTGATAGCGCTGACAGCTCAA CTCTGAAGGGGGGACCTGTCTCTGGGACATACCGGCTCCGCCAGTTCCACTTCCACTGGGGGCCCAGTGATCACAAAGGATCTGAGCACACAGTGGCCGGGAAAAAGTACGCCTCTGAG CTCCACCTGGTGCACTGGAACACCAAATACCCCAGCTTCGCGGATGCTGTCACCAAGCCTGACGGACTGGCTGTGGTGGGAGTCTTCCTCAAg aTCGGTGCCCCCAACCAGCATCTCCAGAAAGTTCTGGATGCTCTGAGTGCCATCAGACTCAAG AACAACCAGACCGCATTCTCCAACTTTGATCCCAAAATACTGCTTCCTGGCTCTCTGGACTTCTGGACCTATGAGGGGTCCTTGACCACGCCCCCCTTGTATGAGAGCGTCACATGGATCGTCCTGAAGGAGCCAATCACCGTGAGCTCCAGCCAG ATCGCAAACTTCCGGAGCCTTCACTCCAACGCCGAGGGAGAGCCATCCTGCTGCATGGTGGAGAATttccgccccccccagcccctcaaGGGCCGCGTGGTCCGCGCCTCCTTCAAGTGA
- the e2f5 gene encoding transcription factor E2F5 produces the protein MAGALSCVPVGTSRHEKSLGLLTIKFVSLLQEAEGGVLDLKAAADTLAVRQKRRIYDITNVLEGVGLIEKKTKNIIQWKGENSGCHSKEALDQVELLKAQVAELVLKEEELDSQKSWVQQSINYLSDDPVNSKFKYVTHEDMCNAFNGDTLLAVIAPSGTQLEVPMPEMGHNGQKKYQVNLRSSSAPIHVMLINRETSSSKPVVFSVPPPDDISAVPTPPDTPASLLKSSVDLRTVSDRKVSLADPQLTSAPAADVHIDCTPQSPVCPLMPEPMTCAGVVAETGVADLIDELMSSDVFPLLRLSPAPAVDYNFNLDDNEGVCDLFDVQILNY, from the exons ATGGCCGGAGCTTTGAGCTGTGTTCCGGTCGGAACGAGTCGCCACGAGAAAAGTTTGGGTTTGCTCACCATCAAGTTCGTGTCGCTGCTGCAGGAGGCGGAGGGCGGCGTGCTGGACCTCAAAGCG GCTGCCGATACCCTGGCTGTGAGGCAGAAGAGGAGGATTTATGACATCACCAATGTTCTCGAGGGAGTCGGACTCATTGAGAAGAAGACCAAGAATATTATCCAGTGGAA GGGTGAGAACTCCGGTTGCCACAGCAAAGAAGCCCTGGACCAGGTCGAGCTTCTGAAGGCTCAGGTTGCGGAGCTGGTCCTGAAGGAGGAGGAACTTGACAGTCAGAAATCATGGGTGCAACAGAGCATCAACTACCTGAGTGACGATCCTGTGAATAGCAAAT TTAAATATGTCACTCATGAGGACATGTGCAACGCCTTTAACG GGGACACCTTGCTGGCTGTCATTGCACCATCTGGGACACAGTTGGAGGTCCCCATGCCAGAGATG GGTCATAATGGCCAAAAGAAGTACCAGGTGAATCTGCGGAGTTCGTCGGCGCCCATCCATGTCATGCTGATCAACCGCGAGACGAGCTCCTCCAAGCCTGTGGTCTTCTCTGTCCCTCCCCCTGACGACATCTCCGCTGTTCCCACTCCTCCTGACACGCCAGCCAGCTTATTGAAATCTTCGGTGGATCTACGCACGGTGTCGGACCGCAAGGTCTCTCTGGCGGACCCCCAGCTCACAAGTGCTCCCGCAGCCGACGTGCATATCG ACTGCACCCCCCAGTCTCCTGTATGCCCGCTGATGCCCGAACCCATGACCTGTGCTGGGGTTGTTGCAGAGACCG GGGTCGCCGACCTGATAGATGAGTTAATGTCTTCAGATG TGTTCCCTTTACTGCGGCTGTCTCCCGCACCGGCCGTGGATTACAACTTCAACCTGGATGATAACGAGGGCGTCTGCGATCTGTTCGACGTTCAGATTCTTAATTACTGA